The Styela clava chromosome 11, kaStyClav1.hap1.2, whole genome shotgun sequence genome includes the window TTGAAGAAACAAAGTAGAGAGAAGTTTTTAAAGAAGTTGCTGAAGATAAACTCAACATGTGGAAACGTTCAAAACTCTTCAATTGCAAATGgttgtttatcatgataattGGTGAGATCTTACTTACATAAATAATTCTTACAAAATTACAACTATGGGGAGGCATAAGTATTGCTTCACATTAATTTGATAacagcaaattttattttaaatttttttttttgtccaatGAATTTGCCTCGATATTAAACCAATCACAATAAATTAGAGATCACattatgaaaattttaatatgatttttcaatttctcaagTGTTTAAAAACAGGAATAAAAAAGTTTCATACATTATATTAATAGCTTAGTTAAGACTTTGTACGTATTACAGATATAAACAGATTACATCATTAAAATATGGAGGTCTTTCAATTccgaaaaattcaattttgaatgcaATTGATCTAGTTTTTGTAATCCTTATAGTACTCATCATTGGTCTGAATGGAGCACGAACATGCACTGATTGTCGCAGTGTAACGCTTAGTACAGAGAACAAGAATATCATACATGGACCAAGTAATGAATACAACTGCAACTGTGATTGGACAATACCAACAAGTATGGAGACAGATCATGAAACTGCAGTTGTTCTGTTGTTACAAAATGTTTCACTTCCAAAGACAACTAGTAGTGGAAGTATAGACTGCAGCGGAGAAATCAGACTCCCAAGTAAGTTTTAACTGATGTAAGTAGGCTATTCAAGGATGACATCTCCAACATCAAAACATTCGTTTACTTGACAATATTAATTTGTTTCATGCAGGATGGGATGGATATAAATGTGAATTTCCAAGCAACTACTGTCTTGCATTTGCAACTGCATCAACCGTTTGCAACATCAACAAAATCAGAGAGAAAATTTCAGTTGCAAATCACACCTGTGATTCAATCATTCCGTGGAATTATGCTGGAGGAAGCCCATACAAGATACATTACTATGCAGCAAACCGTGCTGGTTACACTAAATACTTCACAATACAATACCATGTAATAGATTGCAGACCAACAACAACCACACCTGCACTCAGTGagtaaattcaatatttttatgcaaTGCTTAATCATGTCTTATGCTCAAGTAGTCACAGATATGCCAATCTATAAAGAACCATAATTATCAAACCCGGGTGAGGTGGTGGGATGAGGGGAACCTGAGATGTGTAACCTACAACtggagtgggcaaggttttggACTAGGGGCCagaaattttgcccatctagaatgacgggccatgtaagtataaCGTGAAAAGTCACATTTTATGAACGATActtagtgttacaaaagcaaaagtggaaaacaataagtctcATGCTAAAACTAAatcaatcgcaatctcaacaaattccttgagctatttttagctaaaatatcaaaatttagttttagtttggttatggcagcatcaggcgggccaaattgaaCTACCAAACGAtccggatttggcccgcaggctatagtttgcccatgtcagtccTACAATGTGAACACAGTTTAAGTGTAACAACTTAACCCTGTGGTAACACTAGTGGTACGTACGTGGAAGctttcaagtggtacgcgagtagtttgaattattgcaacaattaacttttgagttggctaaaatatggcAACAACGGGTTTATATCAGCAGTTCTTGTTTTGAGACAGCCCTCGCCCGCTACTGCCCACCTAAAACGAAACAATGGACAAAACCTTCAACCCCTGATGGCAATCAACGCAAATTCTATCGTGATTTTGCACGCAATTAACACGTTGTTACTGCATAAAATAAATACTTCGAAACTTTGCAGGAGATCTAAAATGGATGTAGTGCTacataaaatactatcatagcGCGTTTCTTGTGCCATGGTTCCCCACcacaaaataaagttttttcggtggtacgcggccagaGTAAAAAGAACAAAAGTGGTACCGGTCAGTGGAAGATTGAGAACCGCTGCCTTAACCAATAAGGCCAGGCGATCATGCCCATATTGCTCTTGTTGAAACGATATAACATAATTTCAGGATGTGAGAATCAAacttttattacaaaattttagcCACGGTAACTGAGCaagcaacaacaacagcaactcATCAAAAAGATACATCATCTAATAAAATAGACTTTGACTCAACCAGTGAATCAACCAGAACATCTGGCAATgttcaatgttcaactgaaaacAGTGAAAGCTGCAGCTGCCAAACATCACTGATCATCGCTATCCCAGTATCAGGAATTGTGAGTTTGATCGTTGGGGCTTTGTTGACGTTCATAATACCAAGGTAAGCATAGATATTGTATATTAAATGAATGTCAATGAAAATGCATAAATTACCAAGTGGGCAATCTATCAAGTACAAAAAAATGTGTGCCACTCTGCCTCAGGGTTgacaaaatttgaatacaagtttgaaaaaataaaacccaATTTCAGCCAATTTTGTATAACAAATTATTTCGTTGAAAATGTTGCCATTTGCAAAATCCAAGTTTCATGGAAAACTTTTGGATACATCTTTTAACTCTGATGccaaaaaaatttatatcaacTACAGTCTCGGATCCAATTCCAGCTAAATATGACAAACTTGACTGTTTATCGTAGATTCAGTGACGTCAGAAGCAGATATTAAAACAGCAAATGATTACCGGTAGTCTCAATTACAGTATCAAGTAAATACATATAGTAATTATTAACTCAGAATCTCAGATTATATTTCTATCAAACACCAGGTATTgcaataacaacaagaagaaaccAAAGAACAACGATTCAATGGAAATGGGAAGCATTCAACATCAGCAGCCAACTGTCCATGAACGAACAACATATGAAAACTACACACCAACATCAGATGAAAGTGGATATGAAGTTCCGATTCCAGTTGATAACAAGAATGAACAACAATATGAGATTATAACAACTGGAAAGGAATATCAATATGATAATTGAAAGCTTGGACATATCTTTTTTAAAAGTCACAAACTATGCCACAGAAATTTTGTAACAtaaattttggcaaaaatatGAACTAAACTTTGATCGGCTCTCCGAAACAATTTAGAAGTTGTTCGTATCTGTGATATATTCTTCAACAACGTTTTACATATTAAATTATATCAATTTACAATTATCTATAGGTAATACATTTGATTCGAAGAACTTTTCCATGCAGTGCCTTATCTGGGAAAAGTTGTAGCCCAAGCAGCCACTCAGCATAATCTACTAATATAGCTAATCTGTGAGTGAGTGTGTGGACCAATCAAGAGCTTTGCATGATAGtgtctagatcagtggttttcaaacctATATGTACTGTAGCCCCTTTACAGCACTCTATATATCACATCGCCCCCCGGCAAATAAAGAAGAAGACAAATTAATAACACaattacaaaaattataataatagaACATGGTATTTGTCAGCCAAATTAGCTTGGGATCTTCAGCAAATTTATTCAATGTCCAGAGATAATTTGGTCAGGTACAGCCTTAGATGGGCAATTTGATAAGTCaaagctaaaaaaaaacaattgttCTACTTCTTCGTAAATAAGTAGGTATTTGAGATAACTTGCGACATAATTAGAACCTCTTTttgcaaaaattcattttggTTTGTGATAATTTTGACCATTTCAAGAAAGCATTACCCCCAATCCTACCTCCAATGTGACTCCTTTAACCCCAAGACGACGCTACTGGCTTCTTATTATAACAAAATCCAGTTTACACAACTGTTGATCGACAAATGTCGGTATTTTTACATGCTCCTTAATCacaatgaatttgaaatgcTTCTATGATAAGTATTCTTGCCTGTTTTCAGATTTCTTCTTTGTttctttttcgatttttcaacttGCTCTTGTATCAATAATGTTGTCAAACAGATTctgtaaaatgaatgaaataaattatacaaatGTCTGATATAGTTTGGCAGTTTTTATGAACAAAAGTCTGGTTAGTAAAGAAGACTTATTCAATAGAAAGGCAGGTTATATTCCAAGAAATCTTTCACTCTTATAAAGACTTGACCAATATAGTAGAAAAGAAAAGTAAATCACAATAATGATTAGTTTTCTTCATTTAGGGAGTACGAAAAGGTATCAATGTTGCAATCACAAATCATAATAAAACTCTGACTCTGATCAAAGCCTCATCTACTgaaatatgaatgaaataaaataaaataacataatttttcCAGTTTCCAACTGTACCAACTCCTTATTGTCAATTGAaggcaaataaaaataaatttgatctcAAAAGCTATATAATCTACCATTTATGGTGACTAAAGATATAGCTCCAACTCAAAATAAACGCAGGAATTCATTGCTTAATCACCTAACATTACTATAATTTAAACTAATAAACTGATAAGCAAAAATAAATGTcagtattactaaaaaaacacATTATCTTGCAATGTAAGAATATCTGAAGATGGCATACCTCATGATTGTCAGTCGACATTCTGACACTTTCTTCAACTATGAGTGATAAATCAACTACCTATATACCAGAATCAACGACGCTCATAGTAtgttatataataaatatctatAATCAGCAGTATTTGATGAAACAATCATTCGTGAGCATTGCTAATAATTTTAGTTTCCATTATTAGTCATAGGGGGAAACTCGTTTGAATTAATTATCCAGAATTTATAAGTTTGGACATTATTAgtagattgaaataaataacaacaatttacaagatatgcaattcaagagtcctgctacACACTAAGAcagatatatttctgtaacgtttcatctgaccGAAATCAGACtccctcagacaagcagtttacaacaatgacaagaaaagaacaATCATGCGGTTTAAATGTGACGATAAATAACTGTGACCTGAATAATgaattaattatttatatttagaaacagattgcgacgaaaaaaatacaatcagactcttgaattacatagtatgaaatttttattcctgctacagcattcttgcattatCCGCATACAATTCCACTAGCGCAAGGGCATTAAGAAAGGGTTGGGAGTTAGTCTCACGCAACCTGTACTGATAATTTACAAGATGTTCCAATAATAGGCAAATGACAATTTCAAGTTTCGTTTGGCTTCATTTTCCAGCAATGTGGTTGACAAGGGAATCTCACTTAAACTTAACAGTAGGTTTGACATCTCAAATGCTTTCTTTCAAAATGGCCTACAagagtattttattatttctgaaCAGGATCCAGTCCTATAGTTGAGTAatcagtactcccgtagtatatgtaccaggttagggttacgtCATAGttttgttccgattttccttattttagttctattacgagttcggggactgtctgtcttagccaagtgaatatacctcctgcccatacgattcagtcactttacacaagttgatgtaaagtaggcgaacaaaattagttacctccatattggtacatatactaccgGAGCGCGGAGTAATCAATAGATATATCAATGAGTAAGTATATTaccaattcaaaataatatccatGAACAAAGAAATTCCCACACTCCTACACAAATGGCAAACATTACAAAATGTCAAGATAATACATGCCACAAGAAGATCATCACAATGTTGTAATGATAATTCGCCTACATTCTTaatcataatattaatataagtCAGCAATCATTACGTAGTAGCAACCAGACAGAAGTGTTTCATGGTCACTGATTCACATTAACAAGGAGAGATTCTGAATATAAATCAGAAGCTTGTTACATCAAGTGTTGAGGCAGGTCTTGTATTTTGTCAGTTGGATTTTGCCTTTATCTATGTCAGTACTGAGTAATGGATTAAGGGATTGGAGAGAAAACAAAAAGAAGTTTAAAGAAGTTGCTGAAGATAAACTCAACATGTGGAAACATCCAAAACTCTTCAATTGCAAATGGTTGTTTATGCAGATAATTGGTGAGATCTTACTTACTTACAATAAGTTTAGTTACACATTCTGCTGTTACACAACCAACTGTGATGGGCATTAttagtttcaaattatttacaattacagtaatttgaaattgtctCACCAAATTATAATAAGCAAATTCTTTAAAATCAAATCGCGGACAATTGAGGTTATTTaacttttgttttcaaaacatatttCACATCCagattcaatataaaaatattatataattttaactATTTTGTCTTTCAAATACCTCGAATGTTTAAAAAAGGAATAATTAAGTTTTATACAATTATTCATGGATTTAAGAATCTGTAATACAATTGAAAAAggattataaaatatatttgatttataaatGTGTTTTAAAATTCGTAGTActtccaattaaaaaaaataagttcTATTGCAAATGAATAATCCCTTTTTAGCATTTAGTATTGATCTGAATGAAGCAGCACCCTGCACTGATTGCTCTAATATCATACTTGGAACAGAGAGCATCAATATAACATATGGACCGAATATGAATGAATACGATTGCAACTGTGATTGGACAATACCAACAAGTATGGACACAGATCATGAAACTGCAGTTGTTCTGTTGTTACAAAATGTTTCATTGCCATTGACAACTAGTATTGGAAGTATAGATTGCTCTGGAGGAATCAGATTCCCAAGTAAGCTGTATTATACTAATTACCGTACTGTTAATATACTACCGTATGCTATTCTAATATACAGcaacaatgaataaaaaacatcaGTAACTATAAAAATGCATAAAACCTTCACAGGAACGGATAGTTACAAATGTGAATTTTGGTGATCTCTGGTCTACAAAATAGGCTAATAACAATGCAAACAAATATGTAATGTTTTAAATTAGAGGTTTGTAAAGCTGCAGTACATAAACAAAGCACACAGACGCTATGCTTATATTTATGACAAGTTGATACGACATTTGCGGACCCATGTACTTGATTACTGTATACCCTTCTAAAATACAGCAGcgattaataacaa containing:
- the LOC144429949 gene encoding uncharacterized protein LOC144429949, with amino-acid sequence MWKRSKLFNCKWLFIMIIVLIIGLNGARTCTDCRSVTLSTENKNIIHGPSNEYNCNCDWTIPTSMETDHETAVVLLLQNVSLPKTTSSGSIDCSGEIRLPRWDGYKCEFPSNYCLAFATASTVCNINKIREKISVANHTCDSIIPWNYAGGSPYKIHYYAANRAGYTKYFTIQYHVIDCRPTTTTPALTTVTEQATTTATHQKDTSSNKIDFDSTSESTRTSGNVQCSTENSESCSCQTSLIIAIPVSGIVSLIVGALLTFIIPRYCNNNKKKPKNNDSMEMGSIQHQQPTVHERTTYENYTPTSDESGYEVPIPVDNKNEQQYEIITTGKEYQYDN